In Plasmodium yoelii strain 17X genome assembly, chromosome: 6, one DNA window encodes the following:
- a CDS encoding porphobilinogen deaminase, putative, translating into MHILTFIILNIYITICVCIHARIKTENFININKSEFGKQKNKLAIKKNFYTHKNFKKKGKKKKIFLVQATKEIIIGTRNSPLAIKQSEKVKKKLLTYFKKINENINVILKPIKTTGDKILDKTVGSFGGKGIFTKELDEELIKNNVDICVHSLKDIPTVLPDNIHLSCFLKRDTINDAFLSIKYKNLRDINLSSHVIDKEIDLPRTIATSSLRRTSQIRYKYKNLKLKFIRGNINTRIAKLFNNSFDSIIIAFCGLERLVSKKILRQIMKNNIKDKSYIINYKNISIDLRHLNIQKLNTNIMCPALCQGIIGVTSNKNNPEISQILKNINNEKSQIMANIERAFLQKIDGSCTMPIGGYTKFSKNKIFFNAIINDINGLENYKIKVVRHLNDLDGIADEAAEKIKEKIGIDQFNKIKADAALYYK; encoded by the coding sequence atgcatatattaactttcattatattaaatatatatataactatttgcGTGTGCATACATGCTCGTATAAAAAcggaaaattttattaacattaacAAGTCAGAATTTggcaaacaaaaaaataagctagctataaaaaaaaacttttaCACACACaaaaatttcaaaaaaaaggggaaaaaaaaaaaaatattccttGTTCAGGCAACTAAAGAAATAATTATAGGTACTCGTAATTCTCCATTAGCAATAAAACAATctgaaaaagttaaaaaaaaacttttaacatattttaaaaagatcaatgaaaatataaatgttattttAAAACCAATAAAAACAACAGGTGATAAAATTTTAGATAAAACAGTGGGCTCATTTGGGGGGAAAGGGATATTTACAAAAGAATTAGATGaagaattaattaaaaataatgtagatATATGTGTCCACTCATTAAAAGATATACCTACTGTTTTACCAGACAATATTCATTTATCCTGTTTTTTAAAAAGAGACACAATAAATGATGCTTTCTTATCAATCAAATACAAAAATTTGCGtgatataaatttatctAGCCATGTAATAGACAAAGAAATTGATTTACCACGCACAATTGCAACATCATCATTGAGGAGAACAAGCCAAATTagatacaaatataaaaatttgaaattAAAATTCATAAGAGGAAACATTAATACAAGAATAGcgaaattatttaataatagtTTTGATTCAATAATAATTGCATTTTGTGGTTTAGAAAGATTagtatcaaaaaaaattcttagacaaattatgaaaaataatataaaagataaatcatatataattaattataaaaacatatCTATCGATTTAAGACatttaaatatacaaaaattaaatacaaatattatGTGTCCAGCATTATGTCAAGGTATAATTGGTGTTacatcaaataaaaataatcctGAAATTTctcaaattttaaaaaacataaataatgaaaaatcaCAAATTATGGCAAATATTGAAAGAgcatttttacaaaaaatcgATGGAAGTTGTACAATGCCAATAGGTGGATATacaaaattttcaaaaaataaaattttttttaatgcaaTAATTAACGACATTAATGGTcttgaaaattataaaataaaagttgTTAGACATCTAAATGATTTGGATGGAATTGCAGATGAAGCAgcagaaaaaataaaagaaaaaattggtattgatcagtttaataaaataaaagccGATGCAGCTTTATATTACAAATAG
- a CDS encoding cytosolic iron-sulfur protein assembly protein 1, putative produces the protein MTIELITNLENHKRRIWSICWSPDGNFLASVGADKYITIWYKKNVNKNVNKNNNLKKSEKKYNEKYGIEFGIYDIIETNHEKSLRHIEFSKDGNFFIVASFDSKCSIYVKHKNNKWKFYKTLEGHEKEVKCASIHPTNKYIVTCGRDKSIWIHAKSKVLAPDNKEHKENKENKENKENKDSSKENKDDKDDEDNSFQLDEDNSFQLDEQANKAVSDSDKNRHKEGKQNDINNAEILNKNELNNNEAFDFNFDAYLTAHTEDIKFVTWCPLSETTFISLSYDNSLKIWNKKNDEWYCIQTINEHKSVIWCAAFNFDGSQFATCSDDKTIRIWQSNKKNLYNEFKYPFLYRQLIKDENNNSFYFDINEKSTNHNCSYSDQNAKQLLTMYTKNNFLPLYFQYGMFKTVYSYQNKSELETENNNNNTSQKKESIQNNSQNYLNKTTEEKTNFTNEEKKKFTNEEKKKFTNEESQNLTYLSTPNKINTTTYSERNEVAYKETNCSSITNFQNIIFDDWKIKDIIEGYHKRSISYLDWNMFEDLIATSSFDNSLKIFSKNNKTWNLIENVEDAHISDVNCVVWCPQKYQNYYILATTGDDCVVNIWMYKKE, from the coding sequence atgacaATAGAATTAATAACAAATTTAGAAAACCATAAAAGACGAATATGGAGCATTTGTTGGAGTCCAGATGGCAATTTTCTAGCATCAGTTGGGGcagataaatatataacaatatggtataaaaaaaatgtcaatAAAAAtgtcaataaaaataataatttgaaaaaatctgaaaaaaagtataatgaaaaatatggaatCGAATTTGGTATATATGATATTATCGAAACAAATCATGAAAAATCTTTGAGACATATCGAATTTTCGAAAGAtggaaatttttttattgtggCTTCTTTTGATTCAAAATGCTCAATTTATGTTAaacacaaaaataataaatggaaattttataaaacattAGAAGGACATGAAAAGGAAGTTAAATGTGCTTCCATTCATCCTACCAATAAATATATCGTTACTTGTGGCCGAGATAAAAGCATTTGGATACACGCAAAAAGTAAGGTCCTTGCTCCAGACAATAAGGAACACaaggaaaataaagaaaataaggaaaataaagaaaataaagacAGTAGCAAGGAAAATAAGGACGATAAGGACGATGAGGACAACTCTTTTCAGCTCGATGAGGACAACTCTTTTCAGCTCGATGAGCAAGCCAACAAAGCCGTAAGCGATTCTGATAAAAATCGTCATAAAGAAGGAAAACAAAATGATATCAACAATGCAGAAATattgaataaaaatgaattaaataataatgaagcATTTGATTTTAATTTTGATGCTTATTTAACGGCACATACTGaagatataaaatttgtaacATGGTGTCCATTAAGTGAAACTACTTTTATATCTCTTTCATATGATAACTCACTAAAAATAtggaacaaaaaaaatgatgaatgGTATTGTATACAAACAATAAATGAACATAAATCAGTTATTTGGTGTGctgcatttaattttgatGGTTCACAATTTGCTACTTGTTCTGATGATAAAACTATAAGAATATGgcaaagtaataaaaaaaatttatataatgaattcAAATATCCTTTTCTTTATCGTCAATTaataaaagatgaaaataataattcattttattttgatataaatgaaaaatcgACTAATCACAATTGTTCATATAGTGATCAAAATGCAAAACAATTGTTAACCAtgtatacaaaaaataattttcttcCATTATATTTCCAATATGGAATGTTTAAAACTGTGTATTCTTATCAAAATAAATCTGAATTAGAAActgaaaataacaataataatacatcACAAAAAAAAGAGTCTATTCAAAATAACTCACAAaactatttaaataaaacaacGGAAGAAAAGACAAATTTTACCaacgaagaaaaaaaaaaatttaccaacgaagaaaaaaaaaaatttaccaATGAAGAAAGTCAAAATTTAACATATCTAAGCACCCCGAACAAGATCAATACTACAACTTATTCCGAACGAAATGAAGTTGCATATAAAGAAACAAATTGTTCATCCATTActaattttcaaaatataatttttgatgattggaaaataaaagatatcATAGAAGGTTACCATAAAAGAAGTATTAGTTATTTAGATTGGAATATGTTTGAAGATTTGATAGCAACATCTTCTTTTGATAATTcgttaaaaatattttcgaaaaataataaaacatggaACTTAATAGAAAATGTTGAAGATGCTCACATAAGTGATGTTAATTGCGTAGTTTGGTGTCCACAAAAATATcagaattattatattttagcTACAACGGGAGATGATTGTGTGGTTAATATATGGATgtataaaaaagaataa
- a CDS encoding mago-binding protein, putative, which translates to MAEKKLENKSFNSFDDNEYGNYIKEVVTPLGDVYIINEKTNEKFIKGTQRRDGTFRKSIRVRTDYMPQEENCAYKVKAKLAEERNQNNNKIFPSISTRNEGIKINNVANKIGEKKIPGWNPVEDNVNNSANNLKKKKKKKNIKNHENGPN; encoded by the exons ATGGCGGAAAAGaaattagaaaataaatCGTTCAACTCCTTTGATGATAATGAATATGGAAATTATATAAAGGAAGTAGTAACACCATTAGgtgatgtatatataataaatgaaaagaCAAATGAGAAATTTATCAAAGGAACCCAACGTCGTGATGGTACATTTAGAAAAAGTATTCGCGTTAGAACGGATTATATGCCTCAA GAAGAAAATTGTGCATATAAAGTTAAGGCTAAATTGGCGGAAGAAAGAAATCagaataataataagatATTTCCCAGTATTAGTACTAGAAACGAAgggataaaaataaataatgttgCAAATAAAAttggtgaaaaaaaaatacctgGGTGGAATCCTGTTGAGGATAATGTAAACAACAGTgctaataatttaaaaaaaaaaaagaaaaaaaaaaatattaaaaatcaTGAAAATGGACCAAAttga
- a CDS encoding ATP synthase mitochondrial F1 complex assembly factor 1, putative: MLRYYNGVKRFYFSLPCSRELKNIVKLPLLEREDSNKIINIWRDKYKDNKYVIADYVNTSKYELVKKNCKNNAHFIIPCKNQNGYINFYSQFVDNKLVFITPLESYNKLRSNSVPYVTLNFFDELKNKEIILTKLTIVNNTITKDQANKFYKYILSFYSDSNYFQYIKKFNNDSRNFNYDEFFNKFKHIF, encoded by the coding sequence aTGTTAAGATATTATAATGGCGTTAAgcgtttttatttttcattaccATGTTCAAGAgaactaaaaaatattgtaaagTTACCACTATTGGAAAGGGAAGATAGTAATAagattataaatatatggagagataaatataaagataataaatatgttatagCAGATTATGTAAATACAAGTAAATATGAATTAGTGAAAAAAAACTGTAAAAATAATgctcattttattattccatgtaaaaatcaaaatggatatataaatttttattcccAATTTGTTGATAATAAACTTGTGTTTATAACACCCCTTGAATCTTATAATAAACTTCGATCTAATTCAGTACCATATGttacattaaatttttttgatgaattaaaaaataaagaaataattttaacaaaattaacTATTGTAAATAATACCATAACAAAAGATCAAGCCAATaagttttataaatatattctgTCCTTTTATTCTGACTCGAATTATTTtcagtatataaaaaaatttaataacgACAGTAGAAATTTTAACTATgatgaattttttaataaatttaaacacattttttaa
- a CDS encoding U6 snRNA-associated Sm-like protein LSm7, putative — translation MSVLPGPTENINKDNKFMNDIKKFMNQKIRVKFDGGREVVGNLIGHDAIFNLVLDKTEEFIRDPNDSYVITEKSRNIGLIVARGTSVALITPVNGTQEISNPFISEEK, via the exons ATGTCTGTATTACCAGGGCCTACAGAAAATATCAACAAggataataaatttatgaatgatataaaaaaatttatgaacCAAAAAATTAGGGTAAAATTCGATGGAGGAAGAGAag TTGTTGGTAATTTGATTGGTCATGATGCCATATTTAATTTAGTTCTAGACAAAACTGAAGAATTTATACGag aCCCAAATGATAGTTATGTAATAACTGAAAAAAGTAGGAATATTGGCTTAATTGTAGCTCGAGGAACTTcg GTTGCCCTGATTACCCCTGTCAATGGCACTCAAGAAATTTCTAATCCATTTATATCGGAAGAAAAATAG
- a CDS encoding cGMP-specific 3',5'-cyclic phosphodiesterase alpha, putative, whose translation MIKSNSQSNAGCQKEESFPKSRHKSCSRIKNLATKNFRKSDKELNRSFTFHNNSIKYKKQNSEDIGNYSWTLLNEEAKKEAEKEYEFCVNKNKYKIICLLRKYIKYFSNLKKKTYDDNYLNSYTSSLNTTKSIGTFSSSENITNLTNIFNNSSNSIHIYDDYNNGNIPFHTHKKKNVPLFINYVKMKEKPFNETFNKLKKNEEWLLQDSRIIYFLEKIIIFILNIFNKYNNETDEMNITHKLTKIENGKSEIKIPFLLFKNENYEETFLIKFYSSFPFKIIIYSIIMLFISVIYFLILYYILLKNMLYNEYNIIFFYTIFKFILDIFYFTFFVIYTFLFNTNCIDKIATYSYKSCYLFISLIFIHNIVLLHFNSSSFSLPSNNLVKYINKYTYKNYAILLNNVYMCIFCFLRNYIILYNFLLNLKFSIFFIIIIIFLPLYAFFFYPNLQNDIYISTFIFPLFCVLVIVISLYIQYKYELNKRITCIDMNEDIKKVHSNYITKYFSIDNSIPTSPIEDILTNLKSILDYTKNLEEDEEGNDNKLIEINKIQEKIKTCENILRTQNLNEVPVCKYRKFEKVYNMWCLDQSEKNDEINSFLSQHPNKKSVTSFFNMHSLLSAKFQDQYNDIYDWNADIELIYKRNIFISIGYKLLYPLGVLETNFNNEKLKNFLLKIYSLYNDLPYHNSFHAAQVAHFTKSMLFMLDLNKKISGIDEFCLHVSSLCHDVGHPGLNNFFLIKSENELALTYNDSNVLENYHCSLVFKTLKDPNCNIFANYPNNIFITCKKNIIRAILSTDMKNHFEYISTFRTNREFIDYENLSNEQLWQIFCLILKGSDIGHSTLEWKKHLEWTLKINEEFYLQGLLEKSLNMSKSFLCDTISIDKLAISQIDFLKHLCIPLFNELNYISKNNEVYNNCISAIENNIEQWEKNKNNQKNLGLQEKYQDDHTVEKIKF comes from the exons atgataaaatcaAATTCCCAAAGTAATGCGG gATGCCAAAAAGAAGAGAGCTTCCCAAAAAGTAGACACAAATCATGTAGcagaataaaaaatttggCCACAAAAAATTTTAGGAAAAGTGATAAAGAATTAAACAGATCTTTTACATTCCATAATAATTcgataaaatataaaaaacaaaatagtGAGGATATAGGAAATTATTCATGGACATTACTAAATGAAGAAGCAAAAAAAGAAGCGGAAAAAGAATATGAATTTtgtgttaataaaaataaatataaaattatttgccttttaagaaaatatataaaatatttttctaatttaaaaaaaaaaacatatgatGATAATTATCTTAATTCATATACAAGTAGCTTAAATACAACCAAAAGCATAGGAACATTTAGCAGTTCAGAAAATATAACTAATTTgactaatatatttaataatagtaGCAAttctatacatatatatgatgattataataatgggAATATTCCTTTTCacacacacaaaaaaaagaatgtgccattatttataaattatgtaaaaatgAAGGAAAAACCATTTAATGAAACTttcaataaattaaaaaaaaatgaagaatgGTTATTACAAGATAGtagaattatatattttttagaaaaaataattattttcattttaaatatatttaataaatataacaacGAAACAGATGAAATGAATATTACACACAAACTAACCAAAatagaaaatggaaaaagtgaaataaaaatacctttcttattattcaaaaatgaaaattacgaagaaacatttttaattaaattttattcttCATTTccttttaaaattataatatattcaatAATTATGTTATTCATAtctgtaatatattttttaattttatattatattttgttaaaaaatatgctatataatgaatataatattatttttttttataccatttttaaatttattttagacatattttattttacattttttgttatatatacatttttatttaatacaaATTGTATAGATAAAATAGCTACCTATTCTTATAAATcttgttatttatttatatctttaatatttatacacaacattgttttattacattttaatTCTTCCTCTTTTTCGCTACCAAGCAATAATTTAgtcaaatatataaataaatatacctataaaaattatgctattttattaaataatgtatatatgtgtatattttgttttttaagaaattatataattctttataattttttattaaatttaaaattttccatattttttataattattattatttttttaccattatatgcattttttttttatccaaatttacaaaatgatatatatatatctacatTTATATTTCCTCTTTTCTGTGTTTTAGTAATtgttatttcattatatattcaatataaatatgagcTTAATAAAAGAATTACATGTATAGATATGaatgaagatataaaaaaagtacaTAGCAATTATATAAccaaatatttttctatagACAATTCTATACCCACTTCACCAATAGAAGATATcttaacaaatttaaaatcaatattagattatactaaaaatttagaagaagatgaagaagGAAACGATAACAAATTGAtagaaataaacaaaattcaggaaaaaattaaaacttgcgaaaatattttaaggacacaaaatttaaatgaaGTACCAGTATgcaaatatagaaaatttgAAAAAGTTTATAATATGTGGTGTTTAGATCAatctgaaaaaaatgatgaaataaattctTTTTTATCTCAACATCCTAATAAAAAATCTGTTAcctcattttttaatatgcaTTCTTTATTATCGGCTAAATTTCAAGATcaatataatgatatatatgattGGAATGCTGATATTGAACTTATTTACAAacgtaatatatttatttcaattggttataaattattatatcctTTAGGTGTATTAGAAACTAActttaataatgaaaaattaaaaaatttccTTTTAAAAATCTATTCCCTTTATAATGACCTTCCTTACCACAATAGCTTCCACGCCGCGCAG GTAGCGCATTTTACAAAAAGCATGCTTTTCATGCTGGATCTGAATAAGAAAATATCCGGAATAGACGAATTTTGTTTACATGTTTCTTCTTTATGTCATGATGTTGGGCACCCAGGgcttaacaatttttttttaataaaatcagAAAATGAGCTCGCATTAACTTATAATGATAGTAATGTATTAGAAAACTATCATTGCTCATTAGTATTTAAAACCTTAAAAGATCCGAATTGTAATATATTTGCCAATTAtcctaataatatatttattacatgcaaaaaaaatataattcgaGCAATATTATCAACAGATATGAAAAAccattttgaatatatatctACTTTTAGAACTAACAGAGAATTTATagattatgaaaatttatcaAATGAACAATTATGGCAAATTTTTTGCTTAATATTAAAAGGATCAGATATTGGTCATTCAACATTAGAATGGAAAAAACATCTTGAGTGGAccttaaaaattaatgaagaATTTTATTTACAGGGTTTATTAGAAAAATCTTTAAACATGTCTAAAAGTTTTTTATGTGATACAATCTCTATTGACAAGCTAGCGATTTCACAAATAGATTTTCTAAAACATTTATGTATCCctttatttaatgaattaaattatatttccaAAAATAATGAGgtttataataattgtatttCCGcgattgaaaataatatagagcaatgggaaaaaaataaaaataatcaaaaaaatcTTGGGTTGCAAGAAAAATATCAAGATGATCATACAgttgaaaaaattaagttttaa